Proteins found in one Oncorhynchus mykiss isolate Arlee chromosome 3, USDA_OmykA_1.1, whole genome shotgun sequence genomic segment:
- the LOC110515127 gene encoding uncharacterized protein LOC110515127 → MRGNGMDLLWRILAALSFDCFKDSASSQRSPGKLSSSQAGSLESSSLTGSLSLGPDLPHCQCCISYEARLKRLSCGHLYCDPCTDQIVNLAFEDIEGLSDYPCPMCKSLRQLGDLGPPSYGYLGTPSFGPCGTLQQQVAKEHGSSWG, encoded by the exons ATGAGAGGAAATGGTATGGACCTTTTATGGAGAATCTTAGCGGCTCTGAGCTTCGATTGTTTTAAGGATTCGGCGTCTTCACAGAG GTCTCCAGGCAAGCTGAGCTCCAGCCAGGCAGGTAGTCTGGAAAGCAGCTCCCTGACTGGCTCTCTCTCCTTGGGGCCAGACCTGCCTCACTGCCAGTGCTGCATCTCCTACGAAGCCCGTCTGAAACGCCTGTCCTGTGGCCACCTCTACTGTGACCCCTGCACAGACCAGATCGTCAACCTGGCCTTCGAGGACATCGAGGGCCTCTCTGATTACCCCTGCCCCATGTGCAAATCCCTCCGCCAGCTAGGGGACCTGGGCCCCCCCTCTTATGGGTACCTGGGTACCCCCTCCTTTGGGCCATGTGGGACCCTGCAGCAGCAGGTGGCTAAAGAGCATGGGAGCAGCTGGGGGTAA